In a genomic window of Pelecanus crispus isolate bPelCri1 chromosome 1, bPelCri1.pri, whole genome shotgun sequence:
- the LIG4 gene encoding DNA ligase 4, with protein MASAPASQPSPKKTVASRVPFADLCFTLERIQTCKSRPEKTKYFKDFLDSWRKFHDALHQKEKDVTDSFYPAMRLILPQLERERMAYGIKETMLAKLYIELLNLPKGGKDAAKLLNYRTPTGSRGDAGDFAMVAYFVIKPRSPKQGRLTIEQVNEHLDAIANNNAAKNKGLVKKSLLQLITQSTALEQKWLIRMIIKDLKLGVSQQTIFSIFHPDAIELHNVTTDLEKVCRQLHDPSVSLSDVSIMLFSAFKPMLAAIADVQQIEKQMNNQIFYIETKLDGERMQMHKDGDVYKYFSRNGFDYTQQFGASPLDGSLTPFIHNVFKSNIQNCILDGEMMAYNPETQTFMQKGNRFDIKRMVEDSDLQTCFCVFDVLMVNNQKLAHEVLSKRYEILSSVFTPVTGRIHVVSKKSARTRKEVIDALNEAIDNREEGIMVKDPMSTYKPDKRGEGWLKIKPEYVSGLMDELDLLIVGGYWGKGSRGGMMSHFLCAVAETPPPNEKPSVFHSICRVGSGYTMKELYDLGLKLAKHWKPYHRKDPPCNILCGTEKPEVYIEPCNSVIVQIKAAEIVNSDMYKTDCTLRFPRIEKIRDDKEWYECMTSDMLEDLRSKAEGKLASKHLYIDEYDEPQEKKKKTVSKVKKIIGIAEQFKAPDLSNVSKVSNVFEDVEFCVMTGMGKFSKSELESRIAECGGSVVQNPGPETYCVIVGAENVRVKNIIASNKYDVVRAEWLLQCFQTKMLVPWQPAFMIHMSPDTKEHFARVYDCYGDSYTADTDVAQLKEVFSRMKDNRVMPLDMIAEVEERYSWNSCQLSIFRGNTIYVDCYAVVNEPRTKIHGTTLSIRALELRFYGAKVVSRLQEGISHVVIGEDHSRVKQVKTLRRTFGKKFKIVSELWVTESVEDGVPKNENQYLI; from the coding sequence ATGGCTTCTGCACCTGCTTCGCAGCCTTCTCCTAAAAAAACGGTGGCCTCTCGCGTCCCTTTTGCAGATCTGTGTTTCACTCTGGAGCGAATACAGACATGTAAATCTCGTCCGGagaaaaccaaatatttcaaGGATTTCCTGGATTCCTGGAGAAAATTCCATGATGCTCTTcatcaaaaagagaaagacGTCACAGATTCTTTTTACCCAGCTATGCGACTTATTCTTCCACAgttggaaagagaaaggatggCGTATGGAATTAAAGAAACTATGCTTGCGAAGCTGTATATTGAACTGCTTAATTTACCAAAAGGTGGAAAAGATGCTGCAAagcttttaaattacagaaCACCTACTGGCTCACGTGGAGATGCTGGAGATTTTGCAATGGTTGCATACTTTGTGATAAAACCTAGGAGCCCAAAACAAGGCAGACTGACAATAGAACAAGTCAACGAACACTTGGATGCGATAGCTAATAATAATGCTGCTAAAAACAAGGGTCTGGTAAAGAAAAGTCTTCTTCAGTTAATTACCCAGAGCACAGCACTGGAACAAAAATGGCTCATCCGGATGATTATAAAGGATCTAAAGCTTGGTGTTAGTCAACAAactatattttccatttttcatccTGATGCTATTGAATTACACAACGTCACAACTGATTTGGAAAAAGTTTGCAGACAACTACATGATCCCTCTGTCTCACTTAGCGATGTTTCTATCATgttgttttctgcctttaaaCCAATGCTTGCTGCTATTGCTGATGTCCAGCAAATTGAGAAACAAATGAACAACCAGATATTCTACATAGAAACTAAGCTGGATGGTGAACGTATGCAGATGCACAAAGATGGAgatgtgtataaatatttttcccgAAATGGGTTTGACTATACTCAGCAGTTTGGTGCTTCCCCCCTTGATGGTTCATTAACGCCATTTATTCATAATGTATTTAAGAGCAATATACAAAATTGCATTCTGGATGGTGAAATGATGGCTTACAATCCTGAGACGCAAACCTTcatgcaaaaaggaaacagatttgACATAAAAAGAATGGTGGAGGACTCCGATCTGCAGACGTGCTTCTGTGTGTTTGATGTATTGATGGTTAACAATCAGAAGTTGGCTCATGAAGTACTAAGCAAGAGGTATGAAATCTTAAGTAGCGTATTTACCCCAGTAACGGGCAGGATACATGTTGTAAGTAAAAAAAGTGCCAGGACGAGAAAAGAAGTAATTGATGCTTTAAATGAAGCAATAGATAACAGAGAGGAAGGGATTATGGTGAAAGATCCGATGTCTACCTACAAGCCTGACAAACGTGGGGAAGGCTGGTTAAAAATCAAGCCAGAATACGTCAGTGGGCTGATGGATGAACTAGACCTTTTAATTGTTGGTGGTTACTGGGGAAAGGGCTCACGTGGTGGAATGATGTCTCATTTTCTGTGCGCTGTTGCAGAGACGCCCCCTCCAAATGAAAAACCTAGCGTTTTCCACTCTATTTGTCGTGTTGGCTCTGGCTATACTATGAAGGAATTGTATGATTTAGGTTTGAAACTGGCTAAACACTGGAAGCCCTACCATAGGAAGGACCCTCCCTGTAACATTTTGTGTGGAACTGAAAAACCTGAGGTGTACATTGAGCCTTGCAACTCTGTCATAGTTCAGATCAAGGCAGCTGAGATTGTTAACAGTGATATGTACAAAACTGACTGTACTTTGAGGTTCCCCCGAATTGAGAAGATAAGAGATGACAAAGAATGGTACGAGTGCATGACTTCAGATATGTTAGAAGATctcagaagcaaagcagaagggaaGCTGGCATCTAAGCACCTTTACATAGATGAGTATGATGAgccacaagagaaaaaaaagaaaactgtatcaAAGGTGAAGAAGATAATTGGAATAGCTGAGCAATTTAAAGCTCCTGATCTTTCTAATGTAAGCAAGGtttcaaatgtatttgaagACGTTGAGTTTTGTGTTATGACAGGAATGGGAAAATTCTCAAAGTCTGAACTGGAAAGCAGAATAGCCGAGTGTGGTGGCAGCGTGGTACAGAACCCGGGGCCGGAGACTTACTGTGTCATTGTAGGAGCTGAGAATGTTAGAGTGAAAAACATCATTGCTTCCAACAAATATGATGTGGTGAGGGCAGAGTGGCtccttcagtgttttcaaaCCAAAATGCTGGTGCCGTGGCAGCCAGCCTTTATGATTCACATGTCTCCTGacacaaaagaacattttgctcGTGTGTATGATTGTTATGGAGACAGCTACACAGCAGACACAGATGTTGCACAACTCAAGGAAGTGTTCTCAAGAATGAAGGACAATAGGGTGATGCCTTTGGACATGATTGCAGAGGTAGAGGAACGTTATTCATGGAATAGTTGTCAGCTCAGTATATTCAGAGGAAACACTATTTATGTGGACTGTTATGCTGTTGTTAATGAGCCCAGAACCAAAATCCATGGAACAACACTGTCAATTAGAGCTTTGGAGCTCCGTTTTTATGGTGCAAAAGTAGTCTCTCGCCTTCAAGAGGGCATCTCCCATGTTGTTATAGGAGAAGATCATTCCCGGGTAAAACAGGTAAAAACACTCAGGAgaacatttgggaaaaaatttaaaatcgTATCTGAGCTGTGGGTAACAGAGTCTGTGGAGGACGGAGTCCCAAAGAATGAAAATCAGTACTTAATTTAA